In one Spirosoma rigui genomic region, the following are encoded:
- a CDS encoding KdsC family phosphatase — translation MLNKQAQFARVKTLIFDIDGVFTDGRVHLLSSGEQFRTFDIKDTYGVEQALKAGLRVGIVSSANADGVRKWLDIIGIKDIFMGGPPGQKLNAYLGYVTRDGLDESEILYMGDDLPDCPILSRPGVLGACPVDAVDEVKSACTYISSKAGGCGAVRDVIEQVLKAQGNWPVV, via the coding sequence ATGCTCAACAAACAAGCCCAATTTGCCCGCGTCAAAACCCTCATTTTTGACATAGACGGCGTATTTACCGATGGACGTGTCCATCTTTTGTCATCGGGAGAACAGTTCAGAACCTTCGACATCAAAGATACCTATGGCGTAGAACAGGCCCTGAAAGCGGGTTTACGCGTTGGGATTGTCTCGTCGGCCAACGCCGACGGCGTTCGGAAGTGGCTGGACATCATCGGGATAAAAGACATTTTCATGGGTGGCCCTCCCGGCCAGAAACTCAACGCTTACCTCGGCTATGTTACCCGCGATGGTCTGGATGAGTCAGAAATCCTTTACATGGGAGACGATCTGCCCGACTGCCCCATTCTAAGCCGGCCTGGTGTACTGGGTGCCTGCCCTGTCGATGCCGTCGACGAAGTAAAATCGGCTTGTACCTATATATCGTCAAAGGCAGGCGGTTGCGGAGCAGTGCGGGATGTTATTGAGCAGGTACTTAAAGCGCAGGGCAACTGGCCCGTCGTATAA